The nucleotide sequence TTTGCAACTTTGTTCTTTGTGATGGGCTGGGTGTACGTGAATTCGCCGGAGCAGCTGTGTAACAACTATCGGTTAGTTGAACAGATTACGCTCGGCTGGGGATTTTTTACGACGGCGATCTGCATGGTCATCTATTTGATTTACATTTCTATTGTAGATCGTTCGGCGTATGAGTAGGTGAGAATTATAGTCTGTTCTAACGGAATGTATGTCCTCTCCGTCTCACAGTTAGTTGAGATCAAGCACGAAGGAGATATGGATACGCAAATAGCCAAGCAAAAAACGGAGTGATGGGAAATCCCCATACTCCGTTTTTTGCTTGGCTATTTGTTCGTGCTATGCTGCTTCCCTGGCAATTTTTCGCCAGGATTTCCCTCACCGTGACGTTGCTTGTTTCGTTTGTTTTTGCGTTGCTTTTCCTGAACATCCGCTACGAATTGCTCAGTACTATCCATCGAAAATCGATCCTCCTCTATATGGTGGCTCATCTTATGTTTACCATTTTCGCAAGGACTATGTGAACTTTGGATAAGAATTATTGAAAATTAATCGAACGAGCTAATCTATATTTTGAAGAGAAACGATAAGAATAACAGCTTAGGAACGCGTGGGGGCCATGTAAGCGTTATTCACCATCAATATCCATTAAAATGACTAAAACCCGTTCCAATACAAGTTTTACAAATTGAAACCGCAAGCGTAATATTCTATTCATCATTCAACATCAATTTGTTTCCAATTCTGATATCGCTTAATTTCCATGAAGGAAAACGGGGGAACCAATTGTGATGGAAGCCTGAAGCAGCAGGCAAACATCATATGGGGTGAATCCTGATCGTGAACGACATTGCTCGCACGATGAGGTAGGGCGACTCTTACCGTCCGAATCCGTCAGCTAACCTCGTAAGCGTTGTTTGAGGGAGGGTTGTGAACTTGTGGTTAAAAACACAGGTTGTAACCTGTGTTTTTGTTTTGCCAAAATAACGATGTGGAAGTGACCTGGCGTATGTTTCCTTCATTGAAAAGAATGCTAATCGGACGCCCATTGAAGTCAAAAGAGTTAGGCGAGCAGAAGCTGAATAAAACGAAGGCGCTTGCGATTCTCTCATCCGATGCGTTATCCTCGGTAGCTTATGGTCCTGAGCAAATTCTGATCGTCTTAGTGACAGTGAGTGCTGCAGCCTTCTGGTATTCGATTCCGATTGCGATGGGCGTATTGATTCTACTATTAGCACTGATTGCATCGTACAGACAAATTATATTTGCGTACCCGCACGGTGGTGGAGCATATGTCGTATCGAAAGAAAATCTGGGGCTCTATACGGGACTAGTTGCTGGTGGCTCTTTGTTAGTAGATTACATTTTAACGGTTGCAGTAAGCGTATCTGCCGGAACCGATGCGATTACATCTGCGTTTCCTAGCTTACATGCGCATACCGTACCTATTGCAATCGTATTTGTCATTGCTATAACGTTATTGAATTTGAGAGGGGTAACAGAATCCGCATCGATCTTAGCCTATCCGGTATACTTATTTGTGCTAGCTTTATTCATTCTTATAGTAAAAGGGATGTACGATATTGCTACGGGCCATGTGCCTGCTGAGCTTCATACATCATTAGGATCTCCTGTGGCAGGGATCAGCTTATTTCTCCTCCTCAAAGCCTTTGCTTCGGGTAGCTCCGCTTTAACAGGAGTTGAGGCCATCTCCAATGCGATCCCGAACTTTAAAAAACCTGCACCAAGCAACGCGGCCAAAACACTGATCGCCATGGGTTCACTATTGGCAGTATTATTTACTGGCATTGTACTTCTCGCATTTTATTATGGTATCGCACCAAAAGCAGATGTTACGGTCGTATCCCAAATCGCTGAACAAACCTTTGGGCGTCATTTCATGTACTACTTCATTCAAGGAACAACAGCACTTATATTAATTCTTGCGGCGAATACAGGTTACTCGGCGTTTCCACTACTTGCTGTTAATCTCGCTAAAGATAAGTTCATTCCAAGGATGTTCACCGTTCGCGGAGATCGATTAGGCTATTCCAATGGGATTATTATGCTTGGATTTTTTTCAATCGTATTAATTATGGCATTCAAT is from Candidatus Cohnella colombiensis and encodes:
- a CDS encoding DUF4023 family protein, giving the protein MDSTEQFVADVQEKQRKNKRNKQRHGEGNPGEKLPGKQHSTNK
- a CDS encoding APC family permease, whose translation is MFPSLKRMLIGRPLKSKELGEQKLNKTKALAILSSDALSSVAYGPEQILIVLVTVSAAAFWYSIPIAMGVLILLLALIASYRQIIFAYPHGGGAYVVSKENLGLYTGLVAGGSLLVDYILTVAVSVSAGTDAITSAFPSLHAHTVPIAIVFVIAITLLNLRGVTESASILAYPVYLFVLALFILIVKGMYDIATGHVPAELHTSLGSPVAGISLFLLLKAFASGSSALTGVEAISNAIPNFKKPAPSNAAKTLIAMGSLLAVLFTGIVLLAFYYGIAPKADVTVVSQIAEQTFGRHFMYYFIQGTTALILILAANTGYSAFPLLAVNLAKDKFIPRMFTVRGDRLGYSNGIIMLGFFSIVLIMAFNGQTEHLIPLYAVGVFIPFTLSQTGMVVKWIREKPKGWATKFIINMTGAVISLIVSMMFFLTKFAQVWPILVFMPLIIFLFYRIRRHYEAVGDQLRLSTSEPAIKIEGNVVIVPVAGITHVVENSLNYAKSLTPYQLIAVYVFFEKEEEAAFVEKWSKWQPEVRLVTLHSPYRSIIQVLSKFIDTVERKASQSNYQVTVVIPQFIPKKGWHNILHNQFSLLIREYLLHRKNVVVSTVPYRLKK